One window of the Ramlibacter henchirensis genome contains the following:
- a CDS encoding bifunctional aconitate hydratase 2/2-methylisocitrate dehydratase, translated as MLQAYVSHVAERAALGIPPLPLTAQQTAGLIELLKNPSAAEADFLLDLITHRVPAGVDDAAKVKASYLAAVALGSEKCMIISREKATQLLGTMLGGYNIGPLIDLLDDAEVGAVAAEALKKTLLMFDQFHDVKEKADKGNANAKAVLKSWADAEWFTSRPEVPKSMTLTVFKVGGETNTDDLSPAPDAWSRPDIPLHALAMLKNPRPGIVPDEEGKRGPMKLLQELKAKGHLVAYVGDVVGTGSSRKSATNSVLWWTGEDIPFVPNKRFGGVCLGGKIAPIFYNTMEDAGALPIELDVSKMEMGDTIELRPYEGKALKNGQVIAEFRVKSEVLFDEVRAGGRIPLIIGRGLTAKAREALGLPPSTLFRLPQAPKDSGKGFTLAQKMVGRACGLPEGQGIRPGTYCEPKMTSVGSQDTTGPMTRDELKDLACLGFSADLVMQSFCHTAAYPKPVDVKTHHELPEFISTRGGVSLRPGDGVIHSWLNRFLLPDTVGTGGDSHTRFPIGISFPAGSGLVAFAAATGVMPLDMPESVLVRFKGKMQSGVTLRDLVNAIPLYAIKQGLLTVAKAGKKNVFSGRILEIEGLPDLKVEQAFELSDASAERSAAACTVHLNKEPVMEYIQSNITLMRWMIANGYADARTLARRIAAQEAWLKDPKLLKADKDAEYAAVIEIDLAQITEPIVACPNDPDDVKTLSDVAGAKIDEVFIGSCMTNIGHFRAASKLLEGKRDIPVKLWVAPPTRMDQKQLTEEGHYGVLGVAGARMEMPGCSLCMGNQAQVREGATVMSTSTRNFPNRLGKNTNVFLGSAELAAICSRLGRIPTRDEYMADIGVINANGDKIYQYMNFDRIEDFRKVADTVPA; from the coding sequence ATGCTGCAAGCCTATGTGTCCCACGTCGCCGAACGCGCGGCGCTCGGCATCCCGCCGCTGCCGCTGACCGCGCAACAGACGGCCGGCCTGATCGAGCTGCTGAAGAACCCGTCGGCCGCGGAGGCCGACTTCCTGCTGGACCTGATCACCCACCGCGTGCCGGCCGGCGTGGACGATGCCGCCAAGGTCAAGGCCAGCTACCTGGCCGCCGTGGCGCTCGGCAGCGAGAAGTGCATGATCATCAGCCGCGAGAAGGCCACGCAGCTGCTGGGCACTATGCTGGGCGGCTACAACATCGGCCCGCTGATCGACCTGCTGGACGACGCGGAAGTCGGCGCCGTCGCGGCGGAAGCGCTCAAGAAGACGCTGCTGATGTTCGACCAGTTCCATGACGTCAAGGAAAAGGCCGACAAGGGCAACGCCAACGCCAAGGCCGTGCTGAAAAGCTGGGCCGACGCCGAGTGGTTCACCTCGCGTCCCGAGGTGCCGAAGTCGATGACGCTCACCGTGTTCAAGGTGGGCGGCGAGACCAACACCGACGACCTGTCGCCTGCGCCCGATGCGTGGAGCCGCCCCGACATCCCGTTGCACGCGCTGGCGATGCTGAAGAACCCGCGCCCGGGCATCGTGCCGGACGAGGAGGGCAAGCGCGGCCCGATGAAGCTGCTGCAGGAGCTCAAGGCCAAGGGCCACCTGGTCGCCTATGTCGGCGACGTGGTGGGCACCGGCTCCTCGCGCAAGTCGGCCACCAACAGCGTGCTGTGGTGGACCGGCGAGGACATCCCGTTCGTTCCGAACAAGCGCTTCGGCGGCGTGTGCCTGGGCGGCAAGATCGCGCCGATCTTCTACAACACGATGGAAGACGCGGGCGCGCTGCCGATCGAGCTGGACGTCTCGAAAATGGAGATGGGCGACACGATCGAGCTGCGCCCCTACGAAGGCAAGGCGCTGAAGAACGGCCAGGTGATCGCCGAGTTCAGGGTCAAGAGCGAAGTGCTGTTCGACGAGGTGCGCGCCGGCGGCCGCATCCCGCTGATCATCGGCCGCGGCCTCACGGCCAAGGCGCGCGAAGCGCTGGGCCTGCCGCCTTCGACGCTGTTCCGCCTGCCCCAGGCGCCCAAGGACAGCGGCAAGGGCTTCACGCTGGCGCAGAAGATGGTCGGCCGCGCCTGCGGCCTGCCGGAGGGGCAGGGCATCCGCCCGGGCACCTACTGCGAGCCGAAGATGACGTCGGTGGGTTCGCAGGACACCACCGGGCCGATGACGCGCGACGAGCTGAAGGACCTGGCGTGCCTGGGCTTCTCGGCCGACCTCGTCATGCAGTCGTTCTGCCACACGGCGGCGTACCCGAAGCCGGTGGACGTCAAGACGCACCATGAGCTGCCGGAGTTCATCTCCACCCGCGGCGGCGTCTCGCTGCGCCCGGGCGACGGCGTGATCCACAGCTGGCTCAACCGCTTCCTGCTGCCCGACACGGTGGGCACGGGCGGCGACTCGCACACGCGCTTCCCGATCGGCATCAGCTTCCCGGCCGGCTCCGGCCTCGTGGCCTTCGCCGCCGCCACCGGCGTGATGCCGCTGGACATGCCCGAGTCGGTGCTGGTGCGCTTCAAGGGCAAGATGCAGTCCGGCGTGACGCTGCGCGACCTGGTCAACGCGATCCCGCTATACGCCATCAAGCAGGGCCTGCTGACGGTGGCCAAGGCCGGCAAGAAGAACGTCTTCTCCGGCCGCATCCTGGAGATCGAGGGCCTGCCCGACCTGAAGGTGGAACAGGCGTTCGAGCTGTCCGACGCCTCTGCCGAGCGCTCCGCCGCGGCCTGCACCGTGCATCTGAACAAGGAACCGGTGATGGAGTACATCCAGAGCAACATCACCCTGATGCGCTGGATGATCGCCAACGGCTACGCCGACGCCCGCACGCTGGCCCGCCGCATCGCCGCGCAGGAAGCCTGGCTGAAGGATCCGAAGCTGCTCAAGGCGGACAAGGACGCCGAGTACGCCGCCGTGATCGAGATCGACCTGGCCCAGATCACCGAGCCCATCGTCGCCTGCCCGAACGACCCGGACGACGTGAAGACGCTCTCCGACGTCGCGGGCGCCAAGATCGACGAAGTCTTCATCGGCTCGTGCATGACCAACATCGGCCACTTCCGCGCCGCTTCGAAGCTGCTGGAAGGCAAGCGCGACATCCCGGTCAAGCTGTGGGTCGCGCCGCCGACCAGGATGGACCAGAAGCAGCTCACCGAGGAAGGCCACTACGGCGTGCTCGGCGTCGCGGGTGCGCGCATGGAGATGCCCGGCTGTTCGCTGTGCATGGGCAACCAGGCGCAAGTGCGCGAGGGCGCGACGGTGATGTCCACCAGCACGCGCAACTTCCCCAACCGGCTGGGCAAGAACACCAACGTGTTCCTGGGTTCCGCCGAACTGGCGGCGATCTGCTCGCGCTTGGGCCGCATCCCGACACGCGATGAGTACATGGCCGACATCGGCGTGATCAACGCCAACGGCGACAAGATCTACCAGTACATGAACTTCGACCGGATCGAGGACTTCCGCAAGGTGGCCGACACCGTGCCCGCCTGA
- a CDS encoding aconitate hydratase has product MPHAFAHTLKSFKFGRKTGSLYSLPVLAEEFPNIRRLPVSMRIVLESVLRNCDGLKVTAEHVRQVANWSPNASRTEEIPFVVARVVLQDFTGVPLLADLAAMRSAAARLGRDPGRIEPLVPVDLVVDHSVMVDHYGTKDALDLNMRLEFKRNRERYEFMKWGMQAFKTFGVVPPGFGIVHQVNLEYLARGVYSTPQGVYYPDSLVGTDSHTTMINGVGVVGWGVGGIEAEAAMLGQPVYMLTPDVVGFELTGRLREGCTATDLVLTVTELLRKHKVVGKFVEFFGEGTRTLAVPDRATIGNMAPEYGATMGFFPVDEKTIEYFRGTGRGKEEIDALEAYFRAQGLFGIPLAGEVDYSQVVKLDLGDVTPSLSGPKRPQDRIELGSVARQFTSLFSKPPTENGFNKQAETLQSRHLLHAGGETPDTKVPANPPLKPAALVSETEMEYNKPTLASAQHEAPSTPSAAQHITIGNGDVLIAAITSCTNTSNPGVLLAAGLLAKKAVEAGMKVQPHIKTSLAPGSRIVTEYLEKAGLLPYLEQLGFTVAGYGCTTCIGNSGDLAPEINEAIAKSDLVCCAVLSGNRNFEARIHPNIKANFLASPPLVVAYALAGTVLRDLMTEPVGKGHGGKDVWLGDIWPSSDEIHRLMRYAMDGDAYRRNYEKVKAEPGELWKGIHGVSGETYAWPASTYIAEPPLFTTFDPQPPANDPQQDVSVRNARIMALFGDSITTDHISPAGSIKESSPAGQWLLAHGVMKPDFNSYGARRGNHDVMMRGTFANVRIKNLMIPAMPDGSREEGGLTVYRGAEGRPEKMFIFDAAMKYMAEGRPTVIFAGEEYGTGSSRDWAAKGTQLLGIKAVIARSFERIHRSNLVGMGVLPLQFKGADTWQSLRLDGSELVDVIPDPALRPQSDATVVVRRSDGSRQEISVTLRIDTAIEVQYYRHGGILPFVLRQLLAA; this is encoded by the coding sequence ATGCCCCACGCGTTTGCCCACACCCTGAAGAGCTTCAAGTTCGGCCGCAAGACCGGCAGCCTGTACTCGCTGCCGGTGCTCGCGGAAGAGTTTCCCAACATCCGCCGCCTGCCGGTCTCGATGCGCATCGTGCTCGAGTCGGTGCTGCGCAACTGCGACGGCCTGAAGGTGACGGCCGAGCATGTGCGGCAGGTCGCCAACTGGTCGCCCAACGCATCGCGCACCGAGGAGATTCCCTTCGTGGTGGCGCGCGTCGTGCTGCAGGACTTCACCGGCGTGCCGCTGCTGGCCGACCTGGCCGCGATGCGCAGCGCCGCCGCGCGGCTGGGCCGCGACCCCGGCCGCATCGAACCGCTGGTGCCGGTCGACCTGGTGGTGGACCACTCCGTGATGGTGGACCACTACGGCACCAAGGATGCGCTGGACCTCAACATGCGTCTCGAATTCAAGCGCAACCGCGAGCGCTATGAATTCATGAAGTGGGGCATGCAGGCCTTCAAGACCTTCGGCGTGGTGCCGCCGGGCTTCGGGATCGTGCACCAGGTCAACCTGGAGTACCTGGCACGCGGCGTGTACAGCACGCCGCAGGGCGTGTACTACCCCGATTCGCTGGTGGGCACCGACAGCCACACCACGATGATCAACGGCGTCGGCGTGGTGGGCTGGGGCGTGGGCGGCATCGAGGCCGAGGCGGCGATGCTGGGCCAGCCGGTCTACATGCTCACGCCCGACGTCGTGGGCTTCGAACTCACCGGCCGCCTGCGCGAAGGCTGCACGGCCACCGACCTGGTGCTCACCGTCACCGAGCTCCTGCGCAAGCACAAGGTCGTCGGCAAGTTCGTCGAGTTCTTCGGCGAGGGCACGCGCACTCTCGCGGTGCCGGACCGCGCCACCATCGGCAACATGGCGCCCGAGTACGGCGCCACCATGGGCTTCTTCCCCGTGGACGAGAAGACCATCGAGTACTTCCGCGGCACCGGCCGCGGCAAGGAGGAGATCGACGCGCTCGAGGCTTACTTCCGCGCGCAGGGCCTGTTCGGCATCCCGCTGGCGGGCGAGGTCGATTACTCGCAGGTGGTGAAGCTGGACCTGGGCGACGTCACGCCCAGCCTGTCGGGCCCCAAGCGCCCGCAGGACCGGATCGAACTGGGCAGCGTCGCCAGGCAGTTCACCAGCCTGTTCAGCAAGCCGCCCACCGAGAACGGCTTCAACAAGCAGGCCGAGACGCTGCAATCGCGCCACCTCCTGCACGCGGGCGGCGAGACGCCCGACACCAAGGTGCCGGCCAACCCGCCGCTCAAGCCGGCTGCGCTCGTGTCCGAGACCGAGATGGAATACAACAAGCCGACGCTGGCCTCCGCGCAGCACGAGGCGCCGTCCACTCCGTCGGCCGCGCAGCACATCACGATCGGCAACGGCGACGTGCTGATCGCGGCGATCACCAGCTGCACCAACACCTCCAACCCCGGCGTGCTGCTGGCCGCGGGGCTGCTGGCCAAGAAGGCGGTCGAGGCGGGCATGAAGGTGCAGCCGCACATCAAGACCTCGCTCGCGCCCGGCTCCCGCATCGTCACAGAATACCTGGAGAAGGCCGGACTGCTGCCGTACCTGGAGCAGCTCGGTTTCACGGTGGCCGGCTACGGCTGCACCACCTGCATCGGCAACTCGGGCGACCTGGCGCCGGAGATCAACGAGGCGATCGCCAAGAGCGACCTGGTGTGCTGCGCGGTGCTGTCGGGCAACCGCAATTTCGAGGCGCGCATCCACCCCAACATCAAGGCCAACTTCCTGGCCAGCCCGCCGCTGGTGGTGGCGTACGCGCTGGCAGGCACCGTGCTGCGGGACCTGATGACCGAGCCGGTGGGCAAGGGCCACGGCGGCAAGGACGTGTGGCTGGGCGACATCTGGCCCTCGAGTGACGAGATCCACCGCCTGATGCGCTACGCGATGGACGGAGACGCCTACCGCCGCAACTACGAGAAGGTGAAGGCCGAGCCCGGCGAGCTGTGGAAGGGCATCCACGGCGTCTCGGGCGAGACCTATGCCTGGCCGGCCAGCACCTACATCGCCGAGCCGCCGCTGTTCACGACGTTCGATCCGCAGCCGCCGGCCAACGATCCGCAGCAGGACGTGTCGGTGCGCAACGCGCGCATCATGGCGCTGTTCGGCGACTCGATCACCACCGACCACATCTCGCCCGCCGGCTCCATCAAGGAGAGCTCGCCGGCCGGCCAGTGGCTGCTGGCGCACGGCGTGATGAAGCCGGACTTCAACAGCTACGGCGCTCGCCGCGGCAACCACGACGTGATGATGCGCGGCACCTTCGCCAACGTGCGCATCAAGAACCTGATGATCCCGGCGATGCCGGACGGCTCGCGCGAGGAGGGCGGGCTGACGGTCTACCGCGGCGCCGAGGGCCGGCCGGAGAAGATGTTCATCTTCGACGCGGCCATGAAGTACATGGCCGAAGGCCGTCCCACGGTGATCTTCGCGGGCGAGGAATACGGCACCGGCTCCTCGCGCGACTGGGCGGCCAAGGGCACGCAGCTGCTGGGCATCAAGGCGGTGATCGCGCGCAGCTTCGAGCGCATCCACCGCAGCAACCTGGTGGGCATGGGCGTGCTGCCGCTGCAGTTCAAGGGCGCGGACACCTGGCAGTCGCTGCGGCTGGACGGCTCGGAACTCGTGGACGTGATCCCCGACCCGGCGCTACGTCCGCAGAGCGACGCCACCGTGGTGGTGCGCCGCTCGGATGGGAGCCGGCAGGAGATCAGCGTCACGCTGCGCATCGACACGGCGATCGAGGTGCAGTACTACCGCCACGGCGGGATCCTTCCGTTCGTGTTGCGGCAGCTGCTCGCGGCCTGA
- the sbmA gene encoding peptide antibiotic transporter SbmA, with the protein MFKSFFLSRQWFHWSIAGTALILFATWYRVQLDVKINEWFGTFYDVVQKALAKPGSITIAEYWDQLQTFLNIAMIFVMVAVVLDFFIKHYIFRWRTAMNDYYMAHWDKLRHIEGAAQRVQEDTMRFASIMEGLGIEFMRSLMVLFAFLPILAGLSAKVTELPWIGPVHYSLVWVAIGFALGGTVLLAVVGIKLPGLQFQNQRVEAAYRKELVYGEDHHDRAQPPEVGRLFGNVRRNYFTLFFHYLYFDVAKWSYLQVGVLVPYVALGPTLVAGVVTLGVMQQIVRAFGRVESAFQFLVLSWSTIVELMSVYKRLRAFEMQIKAGGPPADAQPQPAGAA; encoded by the coding sequence ATGTTCAAGTCCTTCTTCCTGTCGCGCCAGTGGTTCCACTGGTCGATCGCCGGTACCGCGCTCATCCTCTTCGCCACCTGGTACCGGGTGCAGCTCGACGTGAAGATCAACGAGTGGTTCGGCACCTTCTACGACGTGGTGCAGAAGGCGCTGGCCAAGCCCGGCAGCATCACCATCGCCGAGTACTGGGACCAGCTGCAGACCTTCCTGAACATCGCGATGATCTTCGTCATGGTGGCCGTCGTGCTGGACTTCTTCATCAAGCACTACATCTTCCGCTGGCGCACGGCGATGAACGACTACTACATGGCGCACTGGGACAAGCTGCGCCACATCGAGGGCGCGGCGCAGCGCGTGCAGGAGGACACGATGCGCTTCGCCTCGATCATGGAGGGCCTGGGCATCGAGTTCATGCGCAGCCTGATGGTGCTGTTCGCCTTCCTGCCGATCCTGGCCGGGCTGTCGGCCAAGGTCACCGAGCTGCCGTGGATCGGGCCGGTGCACTACTCGCTGGTGTGGGTGGCCATCGGTTTCGCGCTCGGCGGCACCGTGCTGCTGGCGGTGGTCGGCATCAAGCTGCCCGGCCTGCAGTTCCAGAACCAGCGCGTGGAGGCGGCCTACCGCAAGGAGCTGGTGTACGGCGAGGACCACCACGACCGGGCTCAGCCGCCGGAAGTCGGGCGCCTCTTCGGCAACGTGCGGCGCAACTACTTCACCCTGTTCTTCCACTACCTGTACTTCGACGTGGCCAAGTGGTCCTACCTCCAGGTCGGCGTGCTCGTGCCCTACGTGGCGCTCGGGCCGACTCTGGTGGCCGGCGTCGTCACCCTCGGCGTGATGCAGCAGATCGTGCGCGCCTTCGGCCGGGTGGAGAGCGCCTTCCAGTTCCTCGTGCTCAGCTGGAGCACCATCGTCGAACTGATGTCGGTCTACAAGCGCCTGCGCGCCTTCGAGATGCAGATCAAGGCCGGCGGCCCGCCGGCGGACGCGCAGCCGCAACCCGCCGGCGCGGCCTGA
- a CDS encoding phosphoglycerate dehydrogenase: protein MANAARPFQVLVLNQISELGLQRLPAGRYQVGKSIDAPDAVLVRSADMHSMDIPASVQAIARAGAGTNNIPVKVLSARGVPVFNAPGANANAVKELVLAGMLLAARNLPGALRFVESLDPAAPGLDEQVENGKKPFAGFELAGQTLGVIGLGKIGCLVAHAAIQMGMNVLGHDPEITVDAAWSLPSQVRKAASVSEVLRNAQFVSLHVPLVDATRHMVNADNVRLMKPGAVLLNFSREGVVDDAAVLRALDSGHLGRYVCDFPSAAVLRHPKVIALPHLGASTREAEDNCAVMVAEQLRDYLENGNIVNAVNFPAVSMARESAYRVGIANANVPNMVGQISTAMAHAGLNIHNMVNKSRGEMAYTLVDVDSAVSDDVLETLRAIDGVLAVRYLPA from the coding sequence ATGGCTAATGCCGCGCGGCCGTTCCAGGTCCTGGTGCTGAACCAGATTTCCGAGCTGGGCCTGCAGCGGCTGCCGGCCGGCCGCTATCAGGTCGGCAAGTCCATCGACGCGCCGGATGCGGTGCTGGTGCGCTCGGCCGACATGCATTCGATGGACATCCCCGCCAGCGTGCAGGCCATCGCGCGCGCCGGCGCGGGCACCAACAACATCCCCGTCAAGGTCCTCAGCGCGCGCGGCGTTCCGGTCTTCAATGCGCCAGGCGCGAATGCCAACGCGGTCAAGGAGCTGGTGCTGGCCGGCATGCTGCTGGCGGCGCGCAACCTGCCCGGGGCATTGCGCTTCGTCGAGTCGCTGGACCCGGCAGCGCCAGGCCTGGACGAACAGGTCGAGAACGGCAAGAAGCCCTTCGCGGGTTTCGAGCTTGCCGGCCAGACGCTCGGCGTGATCGGTCTCGGCAAGATCGGCTGCCTGGTCGCGCACGCCGCGATCCAGATGGGCATGAACGTGCTGGGGCACGACCCGGAGATCACTGTCGATGCGGCCTGGAGCCTGCCTTCGCAGGTGCGCAAGGCGGCCAGCGTGTCCGAGGTGCTGAGGAACGCGCAGTTCGTGTCGCTGCACGTCCCGCTGGTCGACGCCACGCGCCACATGGTGAACGCCGACAACGTTCGCCTGATGAAGCCCGGCGCGGTGCTGCTCAATTTCTCCCGTGAAGGCGTAGTGGACGATGCCGCGGTGCTGCGTGCGCTCGATTCCGGCCACCTGGGCCGCTATGTGTGCGACTTCCCGAGCGCGGCGGTCCTGCGCCACCCGAAGGTGATCGCGCTGCCGCACCTGGGTGCGTCCACGCGGGAAGCCGAGGACAACTGCGCCGTCATGGTGGCGGAGCAGCTGCGCGACTACCTGGAGAACGGCAACATCGTCAATGCCGTGAACTTCCCCGCCGTGTCGATGGCGCGCGAATCGGCCTATCGCGTGGGCATCGCCAACGCCAACGTGCCGAACATGGTGGGCCAGATCTCCACCGCGATGGCGCACGCGGGCCTGAACATCCACAACATGGTCAACAAGTCGCGCGGCGAGATGGCGTACACGCTGGTGGACGTGGACAGCGCGGTGAGCGACGACGTGCTCGAGACCCTTCGCGCCATCGACGGAGTGCTCGCCGTCCGCTACCTGCCCGCCTGA
- a CDS encoding pyridoxamine 5'-phosphate oxidase family protein: MSKDKTPHERLWEMIKDIRFGMLTHRHPEGGLHAHPLTTQGKALGEKGVLYFFVSRATEVGQRLRTDGNVNVSYSDPHKDVYVSITGRAVVSEDMDAKQRLFNPMAKAWFPGGPTDPDLELVEVHITHAEYWDVKESKPTQLFKMAAAAISGERPKLGEHKEVAV, from the coding sequence ATGAGCAAGGACAAGACCCCCCACGAGCGCCTGTGGGAAATGATCAAGGACATCCGCTTCGGCATGCTGACCCACCGCCATCCCGAAGGCGGCCTGCATGCCCATCCCCTCACGACACAGGGCAAGGCGCTGGGCGAGAAGGGCGTGCTGTACTTCTTCGTCTCACGCGCGACGGAAGTCGGCCAGCGCCTGCGCACCGACGGCAACGTCAACGTCTCCTATTCCGATCCGCACAAGGACGTCTACGTGTCCATCACCGGCCGTGCCGTGGTCAGCGAGGACATGGATGCCAAGCAGCGCCTGTTCAACCCGATGGCCAAGGCCTGGTTCCCGGGCGGCCCCACCGATCCCGACCTGGAACTGGTGGAGGTGCACATCACCCACGCCGAGTACTGGGACGTGAAGGAAAGCAAGCCGACCCAGCTGTTCAAGATGGCGGCCGCGGCCATCAGCGGCGAGCGGCCCAAGCTGGGCGAGCACAAGGAAGTCGCGGTCTGA
- the serC gene encoding 3-phosphoserine/phosphohydroxythreonine transaminase: MPRVFNFSPGPATLPEAVLRQAAEEMLDWHGSGMSVMEMSHRGKEFIAIHAEAEAMLRELMGIPSNYKVLFMQGGAIGENAIVPLNLIGRTGTADYVVTGDWSKKSVKEAKNYGKVNTAATGEASKFTAIPKQSEWKLDPQAAYVHICSNETIGGVEYHWTPDTGSVPLVADMSSNILSRPIDVSRYGLIYAGAQKNMGPSGVTVVIVRDDLLGHALPITPSAFNYQLQAENDSMYNTPPTYAIYIAGLVYRHVKANGGLAAMEEHNRAKARILYDYLDASSFYRNPVAKEDRSLMNVPFKLKDDSLDEAFLKGAQARGMIQLKGHRSVGGMRASIYNAMPIEGVKALVAYMQEFEKQHG; this comes from the coding sequence ATGCCCCGCGTCTTCAACTTCAGCCCCGGACCCGCCACCCTGCCCGAAGCCGTCCTGCGCCAGGCCGCCGAGGAGATGCTCGACTGGCACGGCAGCGGCATGTCGGTCATGGAGATGAGCCACCGCGGCAAGGAGTTCATCGCTATCCATGCCGAGGCCGAGGCGATGCTGCGCGAGCTCATGGGCATTCCGTCCAACTACAAGGTGCTCTTCATGCAGGGCGGCGCGATCGGCGAGAACGCGATCGTTCCGCTCAACCTGATCGGCCGCACCGGCACGGCCGACTACGTGGTCACCGGCGACTGGTCCAAGAAGTCGGTCAAGGAAGCGAAGAACTACGGCAAGGTCAACACGGCCGCCACCGGCGAGGCCAGCAAGTTCACCGCGATCCCGAAGCAGTCGGAGTGGAAGCTGGACCCCCAGGCCGCCTACGTCCACATCTGCTCGAACGAAACCATCGGCGGCGTCGAGTACCACTGGACGCCCGACACAGGCAGCGTGCCGCTGGTGGCCGACATGTCGTCCAACATCCTCTCGCGGCCGATCGACGTCAGCCGCTACGGCCTGATCTACGCCGGCGCGCAGAAGAACATGGGCCCGTCCGGCGTGACCGTGGTGATCGTGCGCGACGACCTGCTCGGCCATGCGCTGCCGATCACGCCCTCTGCCTTCAACTACCAGCTGCAGGCCGAGAACGACTCCATGTACAACACGCCGCCGACCTACGCGATCTACATCGCCGGGCTGGTCTACAGGCACGTCAAGGCGAATGGCGGCCTGGCGGCGATGGAAGAACACAACCGCGCCAAGGCGCGCATCCTCTACGACTACCTGGACGCGAGCAGCTTCTACCGCAACCCGGTCGCGAAGGAGGACCGTTCGCTGATGAACGTGCCCTTCAAGCTCAAGGACGACTCGCTCGACGAAGCCTTCCTCAAGGGCGCGCAGGCGCGAGGAATGATCCAGCTCAAGGGCCACCGCTCGGTGGGCGGCATGCGCGCGTCGATCTACAACGCGATGCCCATCGAAGGCGTGAAGGCGCTGGTCGCCTACATGCAGGAATTCGAGAAGCAGCATGGCTAA
- a CDS encoding helix-turn-helix domain-containing protein, whose amino-acid sequence MSSATALARPAAPQPFGAHLRHWRQHRRLSQQGLAEEAEISTRHLSFVETGRALPSREMVMRLAERLNVPLRERNAMLVAAGYAPMYRERPLDDPALSPAREAVELILRAHEPNPALAVDRHWNLVAGNRMLPHVMAGADPQLLQGRVNVLRLSLHPGGLAPRIVNLGQWREHLFERLRQQVQATGDSTLAALLEELRAYPVPEGAHDTRLEGEHVGVALPLQMRTPDGSVLTFISTTTVFGTAVDVTVQELTLETFFPLDAATGEALRRIASA is encoded by the coding sequence ATGAGCTCCGCCACCGCGCTTGCCCGCCCCGCCGCCCCGCAGCCCTTCGGGGCGCACTTGCGCCATTGGCGGCAGCACCGCCGACTGTCGCAACAAGGTTTGGCCGAGGAGGCCGAAATCTCCACCCGCCACCTGAGCTTCGTGGAAACCGGGCGGGCCCTGCCCAGCCGCGAGATGGTGATGCGGCTGGCGGAGCGCCTGAACGTGCCGCTGCGCGAGCGCAATGCGATGCTGGTCGCGGCGGGCTATGCGCCGATGTACCGCGAGCGGCCGCTGGACGATCCGGCGCTCTCACCAGCTCGCGAGGCCGTGGAGCTGATCCTGCGGGCGCACGAGCCCAACCCGGCGCTCGCCGTGGACCGGCACTGGAACCTGGTGGCCGGCAACCGGATGCTGCCGCACGTGATGGCCGGTGCCGACCCGCAGCTGCTGCAGGGCCGCGTCAACGTGCTGCGCCTGAGCCTGCACCCGGGCGGGCTGGCGCCGAGGATCGTCAACCTCGGCCAGTGGCGCGAGCATCTGTTCGAGCGCCTTCGCCAGCAGGTGCAGGCCACCGGCGACTCGACGCTCGCGGCATTGCTGGAGGAGTTGCGCGCCTATCCCGTGCCGGAAGGCGCGCACGACACACGGCTGGAAGGCGAGCACGTGGGCGTGGCGCTGCCGCTGCAGATGCGAACGCCCGACGGCAGCGTGCTCACCTTCATCAGCACCACGACCGTGTTCGGCACCGCGGTGGACGTGACGGTGCAGGAGCTGACGCTGGAAACCTTTTTCCCGCTGGATGCCGCGACAGGCGAGGCGCTGCGGCGCATCGCCTCCGCGTGA